The Halanaerobium praevalens DSM 2228 genome contains a region encoding:
- a CDS encoding complex I subunit 5 family protein, whose translation MNWMNIELILLVLLPFITALVIYFSSEERERLIGFLAIFGAGIELVLILTLFIFNFELIKNSNFFLQYTFGYLGTPFVINFALDNLSLLFSIIVSGAVFLITIFSTQYIKNKKKRYFMLFFLVLAAIQGSILTADLFTLYLFIEAITVFTTPLISFKKTEATTRAAVQYLFYGITGGIFFFISIILIYFNLGTLKMAAVAKSFTSISTSMQLIIIIFFLLALLIKLGIFPIHFWLPRAHSACPAPISALLSGVLLKVYLYIFMRLFWTMINFDFLVELHLNNFVLDLALVSSLIGHIFALQADNLKKMLAYSSIGHIGMILAVLMLNTEAALYGGLLHIIAHLLMKSALFLTSGYLLRTTLSQHIDDLKGIGHKNKLVFIAFIIICLGTIGMPPLIGFVSKWYVLLAFLEARHFFGAFVVAAGSLIALVYYLRYISQAYSKVKTDNLSIKTELFALKYFLKPTNIKQNVIYSFTLIIIFLGLTFKFFEMPVNTAVFELLNPQKYIELVLGG comes from the coding sequence ATGAATTGGATGAATATTGAATTAATATTATTGGTTTTACTGCCTTTTATTACTGCTCTAGTTATTTATTTTAGCTCTGAAGAGAGAGAGAGATTAATAGGCTTTTTAGCAATTTTTGGAGCTGGGATTGAATTGGTTTTAATTTTGACACTTTTTATTTTTAATTTTGAGCTAATTAAAAACTCGAATTTTTTTCTGCAGTATACTTTTGGTTATTTAGGAACTCCATTTGTAATTAATTTTGCTTTAGATAATTTAAGTCTTTTATTTTCTATAATTGTTAGTGGAGCAGTATTTTTAATAACAATTTTTTCTACGCAGTACATAAAAAATAAGAAAAAAAGATATTTCATGTTATTTTTTCTAGTTTTAGCTGCTATTCAGGGGAGTATTTTAACTGCTGATCTTTTTACTTTATATTTATTTATCGAAGCAATTACAGTTTTTACTACTCCTTTAATTTCTTTTAAAAAGACTGAAGCTACAACTAGAGCAGCAGTTCAGTATTTATTTTATGGGATTACTGGGGGTATTTTCTTTTTCATTTCCATAATCTTAATTTATTTCAATTTAGGTACTTTAAAAATGGCAGCTGTTGCTAAATCTTTTACTAGTATTTCAACATCAATGCAGTTAATAATAATTATTTTCTTTTTATTAGCTTTATTAATAAAACTTGGAATTTTCCCTATTCATTTTTGGTTACCAAGGGCTCATAGTGCTTGTCCTGCTCCAATTAGTGCTCTGCTTTCTGGAGTTTTATTAAAAGTGTATCTTTATATTTTTATGCGCTTATTTTGGACTATGATTAATTTTGATTTTTTAGTTGAATTACATTTAAATAATTTTGTTCTAGATTTAGCTTTAGTTTCCAGTTTAATTGGTCATATTTTTGCTCTACAAGCTGATAATTTAAAGAAGATGTTAGCTTATTCAAGTATTGGTCATATTGGAATGATTTTGGCTGTATTAATGTTAAATACAGAAGCTGCTTTATATGGTGGTTTATTACATATTATAGCTCATCTTTTAATGAAATCTGCTTTATTTTTAACCAGTGGTTATTTACTCCGTACAACCTTATCCCAACATATAGATGATTTAAAAGGAATAGGTCATAAAAATAAATTGGTTTTTATAGCTTTTATTATTATTTGTTTAGGCACAATAGGGATGCCACCTTTGATTGGTTTTGTGAGTAAATGGTATGTTTTATTAGCTTTTTTAGAAGCACGGCACTTTTTTGGGGCTTTTGTAGTTGCAGCTGGTAGTTTAATTGCTTTAGTTTATTATTTACGTTACATTTCACAAGCTTATAGTAAAGTTAAAACAGATAATTTAAGTATTAAGACTGAATTGTTTGCTTTAAAGTACTTTTTGAAGCCAACTAATATAAAACAGAATGTAATTTATAGTTTTACTTTAATAATTATTTTTCTAGGTTTAACTTTCAAATTTTTTGAGATGCCTGTTAATACAGCAGTCTTTGAACTTTTAAATCCACAGAAATATATTGAGCTAGTTTTGGGAGGTTGA
- a CDS encoding complex I subunit 5 family protein translates to MDIKILFLILVPLATAFLIPFIDLINAKLRRFFVLVGILLESYFIISIIINNFTEIMSGNFFLKYYLGGWHPPLGISLAMDGLSLLFVVITALSLFLIVVYSIGYIGHHEGKYYVLYFLIAAASMGAILTADLFNIYVFIEMLTITSGALIGFKRSKEASAAAIKYLIYNVLAGLLFFLGVLLVYFNLGTLNMAQLANNFASLEAGNQLFITAIFLTSILIKMGIFPFIFWLPKSYDSAPSPVTAVLAGILSKVYLYIFIRIFWTVIGFETLQNLNLNIFLLDLALLSSFLGHVFALQSNNIKRLLAYSSLGHIGMILAVLMLNTEAGFYGGLLHIISHMFMKAGLFVACGYLLQYTRTHAYEDFKGVGIRNLSVFVAFIILLLSMIGMPPLLGFASKWYVLMAFLEARSYFGAFIVIFGSLTAVIYYLRYIAKGFEEIKITDASLKEEIYSRPLLSVLYREKIVSFITYAYTGFIILFGLGFRFFDLPLRLSIKSIMNVQRYIELVLGG, encoded by the coding sequence ATGGATATTAAAATTTTATTTTTGATTTTAGTACCTTTGGCTACAGCTTTTTTAATTCCATTTATTGATTTAATAAATGCTAAATTAAGAAGATTTTTTGTTTTAGTCGGAATTTTACTAGAATCATATTTTATCATAAGTATTATAATTAATAATTTTACTGAAATTATGAGTGGTAATTTTTTCTTGAAATATTATTTGGGTGGTTGGCATCCACCTTTAGGTATTTCTCTAGCGATGGATGGTTTAAGTCTTTTATTTGTAGTGATTACTGCTCTTAGTTTATTTTTGATAGTTGTTTATTCTATTGGTTATATTGGGCACCATGAGGGCAAATATTATGTGCTTTATTTTTTAATTGCAGCAGCCTCTATGGGAGCTATTTTGACAGCTGATTTGTTTAATATTTATGTATTTATTGAAATGTTAACTATTACTTCTGGGGCTTTAATCGGTTTTAAAAGGAGCAAAGAAGCTAGTGCTGCAGCTATTAAATACCTGATTTATAATGTTTTAGCAGGTTTATTATTTTTTCTAGGAGTTTTATTAGTCTATTTTAATTTAGGTACTTTAAATATGGCTCAATTAGCTAATAATTTTGCTAGTTTGGAAGCTGGTAATCAACTTTTTATTACAGCTATTTTCTTAACGTCAATTTTAATTAAAATGGGTATTTTTCCCTTTATATTTTGGTTACCTAAAAGTTATGATTCTGCTCCTTCCCCAGTAACAGCAGTTTTGGCAGGGATTTTGTCAAAAGTATATTTATATATCTTTATCCGCATTTTTTGGACTGTAATTGGTTTTGAAACCCTTCAAAATTTAAATCTTAATATCTTTTTGCTTGATTTGGCTTTATTATCTTCTTTTTTAGGCCATGTATTTGCTTTACAGTCAAATAATATTAAGCGGCTTTTAGCTTATTCTAGTCTGGGCCATATTGGAATGATTTTAGCTGTATTGATGCTCAATACAGAAGCTGGTTTTTATGGAGGCTTGCTCCATATTATAAGTCATATGTTTATGAAAGCAGGGCTTTTTGTAGCTTGTGGCTATTTATTACAATATACTCGTACTCATGCTTATGAAGACTTTAAGGGAGTTGGAATCCGTAATCTATCAGTTTTTGTGGCTTTTATTATTTTGTTATTAAGCATGATTGGAATGCCCCCTTTATTAGGTTTTGCTAGTAAATGGTATGTTTTAATGGCCTTTTTAGAAGCTCGTAGTTATTTTGGAGCTTTTATAGTTATTTTTGGTAGTTTAACAGCAGTTATTTATTATCTACGTTATATAGCTAAAGGTTTTGAAGAAATTAAGATAACAGATGCTAGTTTAAAAGAAGAAATTTATAGTAGACCTTTACTTTCAGTTTTATACAGAGAAAAAATTGTAAGTTTTATAACTTATGCTTATACTGGTTTTATTATTTTATTTGGACTTGGTTTTAGATTTTTTGATTTACCACTTAGATTATCAATTAAAAGCATTATGAATGTACAGCGCTATATAGAATTAGTTTTAGGAGGTTAA
- a CDS encoding complex I subunit 5 family protein: MALIWQQFLASFQFNSFFPLLAEVGVILTLMTALAAWNYINQNKLLYYLLSLVYLVSTVVVILTNDWFFFLFAWEMVTLATTFMLAWSDWKLVRQYFVIQFSGSSILLFAALAANAFGYTKIGVIDSVPLQFILIMGIGMKSGLFLFHFWLPPIHSEAPAPVSAILSGWVVKLGYIFLLKIIPMETGNTFLFLLGLAMISYAGWQALKSADLKIMLAYSTVSQLGFIALAIGTGGQYAFYGAVVHIIAHGFAKTTLFISSGIWQREYKTRIIYEFKDAFVRRPITSLATILSFSSLAAVVMTAGYNSKYLIKSAQSTGFLTKFVFFLLGLLSFLYAARVIYWIFIKDQDYSNFISDLKKSLNNYQIYVQDILALLTGIVGIIVVGIWPEMPGEVLASLVQKDFHLLSGLRDSLLYLAFAAYLFQNNNGFWVSARANISLEVYLQVFLNFIYGLSRKSIKLDTEKIFETFFYNAIFNAASKLHAFIYQDFTLQLMWIPIFLTIILFWDKIYNYF, encoded by the coding sequence ATGGCTCTTATCTGGCAGCAGTTTTTGGCGAGTTTTCAATTCAATAGTTTTTTTCCACTCTTAGCTGAGGTAGGAGTTATTTTAACTCTAATGACAGCTTTAGCAGCCTGGAATTATATTAATCAAAATAAGCTTTTATATTATCTTTTAAGCTTAGTTTATTTAGTAAGTACTGTAGTTGTTATTTTAACTAATGATTGGTTTTTCTTTCTTTTTGCTTGGGAAATGGTAACTTTAGCAACTACTTTTATGTTAGCTTGGAGTGATTGGAAACTTGTTAGACAGTATTTTGTAATTCAATTTAGTGGTAGTAGTATTTTACTTTTTGCAGCTTTAGCTGCAAATGCTTTTGGTTATACTAAAATTGGAGTTATTGATTCAGTTCCCTTACAATTTATTTTAATAATGGGAATTGGGATGAAAAGTGGTTTATTTTTATTTCATTTTTGGTTACCTCCAATTCATTCGGAAGCACCTGCACCTGTTAGTGCAATTTTATCAGGCTGGGTTGTTAAATTAGGTTATATATTTTTGCTTAAAATTATACCAATGGAAACAGGTAATACTTTTCTTTTTTTATTAGGTTTAGCTATGATTAGTTATGCAGGTTGGCAGGCCTTAAAATCAGCAGATCTTAAAATAATGTTAGCTTATTCTACAGTTAGCCAGCTGGGTTTTATTGCTTTGGCAATTGGAACTGGGGGTCAATATGCTTTTTATGGGGCAGTAGTTCATATTATAGCTCATGGTTTTGCCAAAACAACTTTATTTATTAGTAGTGGAATCTGGCAGCGTGAATATAAGACTAGAATTATTTATGAGTTTAAAGATGCTTTTGTCCGCAGGCCCATAACTTCTTTAGCAACTATTTTAAGTTTTTCTTCTTTAGCAGCAGTAGTCATGACTGCTGGTTATAATAGTAAGTATTTAATTAAGTCTGCTCAAAGTACTGGCTTTTTAACCAAGTTTGTATTCTTTTTATTAGGACTTTTAAGTTTTCTTTATGCAGCTCGAGTAATTTATTGGATTTTTATTAAAGATCAAGATTATAGTAATTTTATTTCTGATTTAAAAAAATCTTTAAATAATTATCAAATTTATGTTCAAGATATTTTAGCCTTATTAACGGGAATTGTTGGTATTATTGTAGTGGGGATTTGGCCTGAAATGCCTGGTGAAGTTTTAGCTTCTCTGGTTCAAAAAGATTTTCATCTGCTAAGTGGTTTAAGAGATAGTTTGCTTTATTTGGCTTTTGCTGCTTATTTATTTCAAAATAATAATGGTTTTTGGGTTAGTGCTCGGGCCAATATTTCACTTGAAGTCTATTTACAGGTCTTTTTAAACTTTATTTATGGTTTGAGTCGTAAAAGTATTAAATTAGATACTGAAAAAATATTTGAAACCTTTTTTTATAATGCTATTTTTAATGCTGCCAGTAAATTACATGCTTTTATCTATCAGGATTTCACTTTACAATTGATGTGGATACCGATTTTTTTAACTATTATTTTATTTTGGGATAAGATTTATAATTATTTTTAA
- a CDS encoding ferritin family protein: MDPVLAGILEAIDEEIAAQKKYQKLKSQTDDEMAQALFDQLIKDEKGHERLLRSRYEALKDHFEEKNNA; the protein is encoded by the coding sequence ATGGATCCAGTTTTAGCAGGTATTTTAGAAGCAATTGATGAGGAAATTGCAGCACAAAAAAAATATCAGAAATTAAAGTCTCAGACTGATGATGAGATGGCCCAGGCTTTATTTGATCAACTAATTAAAGATGAAAAAGGGCATGAACGTTTACTAAGATCAAGATATGAAGCACTAAAAGATCATTTTGAGGAAAAAAATAATGCTTAA
- a CDS encoding HD-GYP domain-containing protein — protein sequence MLKTKLNCLGKIPAAKMRVSDLFITISRALDIGSYDILDHSSRVAYIALEIAAKLKLTETKKNEIVLAALVHDLGIINYADKEKAQNFFELEEKVAENHSQIGAELLQKLDFMPELAQIVYYHHHNFSQQNIDGIQKEAIPLASRVIRLADRIEARVAADTFILEQKEEIMRDIKVKSGSWFDPKLVNIFLDLAQKESFWLNLETKEYNHILRKWGKNTKRDINLGNLESLASIVAHLIDRVSPFTSRHSSGVATIAAMLTSELGFNLKEQRAIRIAGLFHDLGKLIVPNQIIEKKRELTNSEYKLIKQHTFYTYRLLNRIEGLGSIPEWAAFHHERLDGTGYPFRINAENLNLGSRIMAISDVFQALTEDRPYRAAFTISKALKIIEQMQLESKLDKNLVAVLKESI from the coding sequence TTGTTGAAAACAAAATTAAATTGTTTAGGAAAAATACCTGCAGCAAAAATGAGAGTTAGTGATCTGTTTATTACTATTTCTAGAGCTTTAGATATTGGGAGTTATGATATTTTAGATCATTCAAGTCGAGTTGCTTATATAGCTTTAGAAATTGCAGCAAAACTTAAGTTAACAGAAACAAAGAAAAATGAAATAGTCTTAGCAGCTTTAGTCCATGATTTGGGAATTATTAATTATGCTGATAAAGAAAAAGCTCAAAACTTTTTTGAATTGGAAGAAAAAGTTGCAGAAAACCATTCTCAAATTGGGGCTGAACTACTGCAAAAATTAGATTTCATGCCAGAACTTGCTCAAATTGTTTATTATCATCATCATAATTTTAGTCAGCAAAATATTGATGGTATTCAAAAAGAAGCAATACCGCTGGCCAGTAGAGTTATTAGACTGGCAGATCGCATTGAAGCTAGAGTTGCTGCAGATACTTTTATTTTAGAACAAAAAGAAGAAATTATGAGAGATATTAAGGTTAAATCTGGCAGTTGGTTTGATCCTAAATTAGTTAATATTTTTCTTGACTTAGCTCAAAAAGAATCATTCTGGTTAAATTTAGAAACTAAAGAATATAATCATATTTTAAGAAAATGGGGTAAAAATACTAAAAGAGATATAAATTTAGGTAATTTAGAGTCTTTAGCTAGTATAGTTGCTCATTTAATTGATCGAGTGAGTCCTTTTACATCCCGTCATAGTTCAGGAGTAGCTACTATTGCTGCAATGTTAACTAGTGAATTGGGATTTAATTTAAAAGAACAACGAGCAATTAGAATTGCTGGTTTATTTCATGATTTAGGTAAATTAATTGTACCAAATCAAATAATAGAAAAAAAGAGAGAATTAACTAATTCAGAATATAAGTTAATTAAGCAGCATACTTTTTATACTTATCGCCTCTTAAATAGAATTGAAGGTTTAGGTAGTATTCCAGAATGGGCTGCTTTTCACCATGAGCGACTTGACGGAACTGGTTATCCTTTTCGAATTAATGCTGAAAATTTAAATTTAGGTAGTAGAATAATGGCAATTAGTGATGTTTTTCAGGCTCTAACAGAAGATAGGCCTTATCGAGCAGCCTTTACTATTTCTAAAGCCCTTAAGATTATTGAGCAAATGCAGTTAGAATCTAAATTAGATAAAAATTTAGTGGCAGTTTTAAAAGAATCTATTTAA
- a CDS encoding STAS domain-containing protein, with the protein MENKIEIIDEKEVVISPVGNIDFSNSQVLKKELLRFLEKGYQKFIIDFSEVESIDSSGLGKILLFHKRIKEKKGKLIIKNVKSNYIKNMFELIHLNKVIEIETELN; encoded by the coding sequence ATGGAAAACAAGATTGAAATTATAGACGAAAAAGAGGTAGTTATTAGTCCAGTTGGCAATATAGATTTTTCTAATTCTCAAGTATTAAAAAAAGAATTATTAAGGTTTTTAGAAAAAGGATACCAAAAATTTATTATTGATTTTTCTGAAGTTGAAAGTATTGATAGTTCTGGTTTAGGGAAAATTTTACTTTTTCATAAGAGAATTAAAGAAAAAAAGGGAAAATTAATTATTAAAAATGTAAAAAGTAATTATATTAAGAATATGTTTGAATTAATTCATTTAAATAAAGTGATAGAAATTGAAACTGAGCTAAATTAG
- a CDS encoding PP2C family protein-serine/threonine phosphatase has translation MKSVLFIFLAFFILIAFLIFKNLNYKNKVEKIEKNLAVKEKQLHKQAQKINSLELDIKTKLEKARNIHRRILPDQLVEPTNYLVVDYYQPAEYIGGDAYNFFKIEHELLAPFFEQYLLYFFDVSGHGIDSTLLAIFINEAIENYFKLRHNPGEKISTRELINYIDQQYQKEDFPDDYLVCLFIGVFDRKKNSLNYSCGGFQFPLYLSKPEAKLEKINIGGLPISSALGALTDSRAEKSIKIEANNTLILSTDGLLEENDGTENYNQRLERLLAGYSFLPAPFLKDLICLDFYCFTNGKTAADDITILFLERIAADLSIDFNLAESNFTKKRVEVLAFLKQYLDFDLEKIKLLKKLIKNTLQVEPFELKVKIIKKEEFIFLSLERLNKSKWSKNLIDLYPELISLTQLDLQNKINSKKNYIFQKDKIYITKNKMKTKLYFLVLKNNFIEKLSQI, from the coding sequence ATGAAATCAGTATTATTTATATTTTTAGCTTTTTTTATATTAATTGCTTTTTTGATTTTTAAAAATTTAAATTATAAAAATAAAGTTGAAAAAATAGAAAAAAATTTAGCTGTTAAAGAAAAACAGCTGCATAAACAAGCTCAAAAAATAAATAGTTTAGAATTAGATATTAAAACTAAACTTGAGAAAGCAAGAAATATCCATCGTAGAATTTTGCCTGACCAATTAGTCGAACCTACAAATTATTTGGTTGTTGATTATTACCAGCCAGCAGAGTATATTGGTGGAGATGCTTATAATTTTTTTAAAATTGAGCATGAATTACTTGCTCCTTTTTTTGAACAATATCTACTTTATTTTTTTGATGTTTCTGGTCATGGAATTGATAGTACTTTGTTGGCTATTTTTATTAATGAAGCTATTGAAAACTATTTTAAGTTAAGGCATAATCCAGGTGAAAAGATATCGACAAGAGAATTGATTAATTATATTGATCAGCAGTATCAAAAAGAGGATTTTCCTGATGATTATCTAGTTTGTCTTTTTATTGGAGTTTTTGATCGCAAAAAAAATAGCTTAAATTATAGTTGTGGTGGTTTTCAATTTCCTCTTTATTTGAGCAAGCCAGAAGCTAAGTTAGAAAAAATAAATATTGGTGGTTTACCAATTTCTTCAGCTCTAGGTGCTCTAACAGATAGTAGAGCAGAAAAATCAATTAAAATTGAAGCAAATAACACTTTAATTTTATCAACAGATGGTTTATTAGAAGAAAATGATGGCACAGAAAATTATAATCAAAGATTAGAGAGATTATTAGCTGGATATAGTTTTTTGCCTGCTCCATTTTTAAAAGACTTAATTTGTTTAGATTTTTATTGTTTTACTAACGGTAAAACTGCAGCTGATGATATAACTATTTTATTTTTGGAAAGAATTGCAGCTGATTTAAGTATTGATTTTAACTTAGCTGAATCTAATTTTACTAAAAAAAGAGTGGAAGTTCTTGCTTTTTTAAAGCAATATCTAGATTTTGATTTAGAAAAGATAAAGCTATTAAAAAAACTTATAAAAAATACACTTCAAGTTGAACCTTTTGAACTAAAAGTAAAAATAATAAAAAAGGAAGAATTTATTTTTTTAAGCTTAGAAAGATTAAATAAGAGTAAATGGTCTAAAAATTTAATTGATTTGTATCCAGAATTAATTTCTCTAACTCAGCTTGATTTGCAAAATAAAATAAATAGTAAAAAAAATTATATTTTTCAAAAAGATAAAATTTATATAACTAAAAACAAAATGAAAACTAAGTTATATTTTTTAGTTTTAAAAAATAATTTTATTGAGAAACTAAGTCAAATTTAA
- a CDS encoding STAS domain-containing protein, producing MINEPLKISLEANKAVIKFEGEVNFENSNQLKEKVKAELITNEEVDVLIIDLAQVSYLDSSGVGLLLSLFKFMQKRDGSLKVVNPNAKLKRVFDVTKMREIIPVFTDLDKALAES from the coding sequence ATGATAAATGAGCCATTAAAAATAAGTTTAGAAGCAAATAAAGCTGTAATTAAATTTGAAGGTGAAGTTAATTTTGAAAATTCTAATCAGCTTAAAGAAAAAGTCAAAGCTGAATTAATAACTAATGAGGAAGTTGATGTTCTAATTATTGATCTTGCTCAGGTTTCTTATTTAGATAGTTCAGGTGTTGGATTGCTTTTATCTTTATTTAAATTTATGCAAAAAAGAGATGGTAGCTTAAAAGTAGTTAATCCAAATGCTAAATTGAAAAGAGTATTTGATGTTACTAAAATGAGAGAAATTATTCCTGTTTTTACAGATTTAGATAAAGCTTTAGCAGAATCATAA
- a CDS encoding ATP-binding protein yields the protein MENIKLNKTYQINPKAAEITIVLKKILKALEQAAELEPEFLCNLELVLREMLANAIEHGCSLAAAQSSNQQNLKVKIKVKLSSSILELSVQDPGPGFNWLKQDLKNMPKFQARGRGLKIICKLSNQLNFNQSGNKIKAKFYL from the coding sequence ATGGAAAATATTAAGTTAAATAAAACTTATCAGATAAATCCTAAAGCTGCAGAAATTACTATAGTTTTAAAAAAAATATTAAAAGCTTTAGAGCAGGCAGCTGAATTAGAGCCAGAGTTTCTTTGTAATTTGGAATTAGTATTAAGAGAAATGCTAGCAAATGCTATAGAACATGGCTGCAGCTTAGCTGCTGCTCAAAGTTCTAATCAGCAAAATTTGAAAGTTAAAATTAAAGTTAAATTAAGTTCTTCTATTTTAGAACTAAGTGTTCAGGATCCAGGGCCAGGCTTTAATTGGTTGAAACAAGATTTAAAAAATATGCCTAAATTTCAAGCTCGGGGTAGAGGCTTAAAAATTATTTGTAAATTAAGTAATCAACTTAATTTTAATCAGTCTGGAAACAAAATCAAGGCAAAGTTTTATTTATAA
- a CDS encoding methyl-accepting chemotaxis protein — translation MLKKIKGSMFAKFILAFLVIIVLFATASYIEYHYSHQVIKMEEEIMEMQDFQLKLTNLEIDHHLWMISLYEMLIGGNRPQLGDHTECNLGQWYYSIEPEPYFKNPYQAMEKPHELLHKHGQEVVKLYQKGEEAKALEIFKQDIKPNLNLVRKNLTEMVELTDQKINQLKLKKDEMLSFADFIFFAATIITLVLSILIAWILTKTTVGPINKLVEQANKAAKGDLRNKVETKKTDELGVLIAAFNNTVETLRNLVSNINDNSEAVVTAVTDLNTVSEDTGRGAEEIAHSITEVAQGSEEIGREIANVKAVASELDQEGGSLKENTEESLKLADQSAAAAVQGQKAIQEAISQLDVVSETVNFATEAIEKLGKRSEEIGSMVKMIEGISSQTNLLALNAAIEAARAGEKGRGFSVVAEEVRELAEESSEVTNQISSLIEDIQSETTATVNSMDTNIEEVNKQIKIINQAGDSLEQMVSASNKTNKKVEDMHDFADQLDQIIETINQAVDSVGSAIENNSASAEEVSALAEEQSATVEEISASADELENMAKHLEQLVKEFKVN, via the coding sequence ATGCTAAAAAAAATTAAGGGATCAATGTTTGCTAAATTCATTTTGGCTTTTTTGGTTATAATTGTTTTATTTGCTACAGCTAGTTATATCGAATATCACTATTCACATCAGGTAATTAAGATGGAAGAAGAAATTATGGAAATGCAAGATTTTCAGTTGAAATTGACTAATTTAGAAATTGATCATCATTTATGGATGATTAGCTTGTATGAAATGTTAATTGGAGGAAATAGACCTCAACTTGGTGATCACACTGAGTGCAATTTAGGTCAATGGTATTATAGTATAGAGCCTGAACCATATTTTAAAAACCCTTATCAGGCAATGGAAAAGCCGCACGAGCTTTTACATAAACACGGCCAAGAAGTGGTAAAACTTTATCAAAAGGGAGAAGAAGCAAAGGCTTTAGAAATTTTTAAGCAAGATATTAAACCAAATCTAAATTTAGTTAGGAAAAATTTAACTGAGATGGTTGAGTTAACTGATCAAAAAATTAACCAGTTAAAACTTAAAAAAGATGAGATGCTTAGTTTTGCTGATTTTATCTTTTTTGCAGCCACAATTATTACTTTAGTACTTTCAATTTTAATTGCTTGGATTTTAACCAAAACTACTGTTGGTCCAATTAATAAGTTAGTTGAACAAGCAAATAAAGCAGCCAAAGGTGATTTAAGAAATAAAGTAGAAACTAAAAAAACTGACGAGTTGGGAGTTTTAATTGCTGCTTTTAACAATACTGTAGAAACTTTAAGAAATCTTGTTAGTAATATTAATGATAATTCGGAAGCTGTGGTAACAGCTGTAACCGATTTAAATACTGTTTCTGAGGATACTGGTCGGGGAGCAGAAGAAATAGCTCATAGTATTACTGAAGTTGCTCAGGGAAGTGAAGAAATTGGACGTGAAATTGCTAATGTTAAGGCAGTAGCATCAGAACTTGATCAAGAAGGTGGGAGTTTAAAAGAAAATACTGAAGAAAGTTTAAAATTAGCTGATCAATCAGCAGCAGCAGCAGTTCAAGGCCAAAAAGCTATTCAAGAAGCAATTAGTCAGCTAGATGTTGTTAGTGAAACTGTTAATTTTGCAACTGAAGCTATAGAAAAATTAGGTAAAAGATCAGAAGAAATTGGCTCAATGGTTAAAATGATTGAAGGTATTTCATCTCAAACTAATTTACTTGCTTTAAATGCTGCTATCGAAGCAGCCAGAGCTGGAGAAAAAGGTAGAGGTTTTTCAGTTGTAGCAGAAGAAGTTAGAGAGCTAGCAGAAGAATCATCTGAAGTTACAAATCAAATTAGTTCCTTAATTGAAGATATTCAGTCTGAAACTACAGCTACTGTAAATTCTATGGATACTAATATTGAAGAAGTTAATAAGCAGATTAAAATTATTAATCAAGCTGGAGATTCTTTAGAGCAAATGGTTAGTGCTTCTAATAAGACTAATAAAAAGGTTGAAGATATGCATGACTTTGCAGATCAATTAGATCAAATTATTGAGACTATTAATCAGGCAGTAGATTCAGTTGGTAGTGCAATTGAGAATAATTCTGCTAGTGCAGAAGAGGTTTCAGCCTTAGCTGAGGAACAAAGTGCTACAGTCGAAGAAATTTCTGCTTCTGCAGATGAATTAGAAAATATGGCAAAACATTTAGAACAATTAGTTAAGGAGTTTAAGGTGAACTAA